One genomic region from Gossypium hirsutum isolate 1008001.06 chromosome D13, Gossypium_hirsutum_v2.1, whole genome shotgun sequence encodes:
- the LOC107933851 gene encoding laccase-2, with product MRFPGFLSSAVTVILFVGCFMAVPEVVTAKHGGGVTRHYKFSIRMKNITRLCRSKSIVTVNGKFPGPRVVAREGDRLVVKVVNHVPNNISIHWHGIKQLRSGWADGPAYITQCPIQTGQSYVYNFTITGQRGTLFWHAHFSWMRATVYGPLIILPRRNESYPFIKPYKEVPILFGEWFNADTEAVINQSLQTGAGPNVSDAYTLNGLPGPLYNCSGKDTYKLKVKPGKTYLLRLINAALNDELFFSIANHSVTVVEADATYVKPFVTDTLVIAPGQTTNVLLKTKSPAPDAAFYMLARPYFTGMGTIDNTTVAGILKYENPKNLENAPLFKPSLPAINATNVVANFSNMFKSLATNKFPINVPQKVDKRFFFTVGLGTNPCPKNQTCQGPNGTKFAASMNNISFALPTTALLQSYFFSKNGVFTADFPDSPLHPFNYTGTPPNNTHVINGTTKVEVLPFNASVEVIMQDTSILGAESHPLHLHGYNFYVVGQGFGNFDPKNDPSKFNLVDPVERNTIGVPSGGWVAIRFQADNPGVWLMHCHFDVHLSWGLRMAWIVLDGKLPNQKLPPPPSDLPKC from the exons ATAAGAATGAAGAATATTACACGATTGTGTCGTAGTAAGAGCATTGTTACAGTTAACGGCAAGTTCCCAGGGCCTCGTGTTGTTGCCAGAGAAGGAGACCGTTTGGTCGTTAAAGTAGTTAATCATGTTCCTAACAATATCTCCATTCATTG GCATGGAATTAAGCAGCTTCGAAGCGGATGGGCAGATGGGCCTGCATATATCACACAATGCCCCATTCAAACAGGCCAGTCTTACGTTTACAACTTCACAATAACCGGACAAAGAGGAACTTTGTTCTGGCATGCTCACTTTTCATGGATGAGAGCTACTGTTTATGGCCCACTCATCATCCTCCCAAGGCGCAATGAATCTTATCCTTTCATTAAACCTTACAAAGAAGTCCCTATTTTGTTTG GTGAATGGTTTAATGCTGATACTGAAGCTGTTATCAATCAGTCACTTCAAACTGGTGCTGGCCCAAATGTTTCCGATGCCTACACTCTCAATGGTCTTCCAGGCCCATTGTATAATTGTTCTGGCAAAG aTACATATAAATTGAAGGTAAAGCCCGGAAAAACATATCTACTGAGGTTAATCAATGCTGCACTCAATGATGAACTATTCTTCAGCATTGCAAACCATAGTGTCACTGTCGTGGAAGCCGACGCAACGTACGTGAAACCGTTCGTGACCGACACATTAGTGATAGCACCGGGACAAACCACCAATGTGCTCCTAAAGACCAAATCGCCAGCCCCTGATGCCGCTTTCTATATGTTGGCTAGACCCTATTTCACCGGCATGGGCACAATCGACAACACAACCGTTGCTGGCATCCTCAAATACGAAAACCCAAAAAACCTGGAAAATGCTCCATTGTTTAAACCAAGCTTACCTGCCATCAATGCCACAAATGTTGTAGCCAATTTTTCGAACATGTTCAAAAGTTTAGCCACCAACAAGTTCCCTATCAATGTCCCACAAAAAGTGGACAAAAGGTTCTTTTTTACTGTTGGCCTTGGAACCAACCCTTGTCCTAAAAACCAAACATGTCAAGGACCAAATGGTACAAAATTTGCAGCTTCAATGAACAATATCTCCTTTGCACTCCCTACAACAGCTTTGTTACAATcctatttcttttctaaaaacgGGGTTTTCACCGCCGATTTCCCGGATTCCCCTCTTCATCCATTTAATTACACCGGCACTCCGCCGAACAACACACACGTTATTAACGGTACCACTAAAGTTGAAGTGTTACCGTTCAATGCGAGCGTCGAAGTGATCATGCAGGACACTAGTATATTAGGTGCTGAGAGCCACCCTCTCCATCTCCATGGCTATAATTTCTATGTTGTTGGTCAAGGTTTTGGTAACTTTGATCCTAAAAATGATCCTTCAAAGTTCAACCTCGTAGATCCGGTTGAAAGAAACACCATTGGTGTCCCCTCCGGTGGTTGGGTCGCGATTCGGTTTCAAGCAGACAATCCCG GTGTTTGGCTGATGCACTGTCACTTTGATGTTCACTTGAGCTGGGGTTTAAGAATGGCATGGATAGTGTTGGACGGAAAACTTCCTAACCAGAAACTGCCGCCGCCGCCGTCGGATCTTCCCAAGTGTTAA
- the LOC121225365 gene encoding TBC1 domain family member 5 homolog B gives MDDKYCKTSKKEASSSVNNSSSKRSSSLPRSFSAKTTTAAATTAESLLRSSSQKNPCSSSSSSSLPRSCSQKSSSISRKCSNLAKKQKARFYIMRRCVAMLVCWHKHGDS, from the coding sequence aTGGACGACAAGTACTGTAAAACATCAAAGAAAGAAGCTTCGTCATCAGTTAATAATAGTTCTTCAAAGCGCTCATCATCACTGCCGAGGAGTTTTTCAGCCAAAACAACCACCGCCGCCGCCACCACTGCCGAATCCCTTCTTAGAAGCTCTTCACAAAAGAACCCTtgttcttcttcatcttcatcgTCATTGCCTCGAAGTTGTTCGCAAAAGAGCTCTTCCATTTCGCGTAAATGCAGTAACTTAGCTAAAAAACAAAAGGCTAGATTCTATATTATGAGGCGTTGTGTCGCCATGCTTGTTTGCTGGCATAAACATGGAgattcttga
- the LOC107933763 gene encoding factor of DNA methylation 4, which yields MFVHPWKGIIANIPTTLQDGKHVGESGRKLREDLAKKGFNPLKVQPLWNRHGHSGYAIVEFNKEWDGFNNAIMFEKSFELDRYGKKDYYSSRRKKDKLYAWVAREDDYYSGGMIGEYLRRNGDLKTVSSKEAEDRRKTSKLLTTLNNTLETKNQRLQEMQNKFNEVSSSMSTLMWQKDDMIRAYNEECKKMQENAHNHFKQISLEHERNAKCILDQKRELEQREKELLQREAQNETETKKLQHEKMINERAALEQKKADETMFKLAEEHKRDKEKLRREIIKLEKQLDTRQGLELEIQRLRGALQVMEHMNGDGDADTKKRMEVIQDELKEKEEELEDLEDLNQALIIKERKSNDELQDARKELITAFKDVSTRAHIGVKKMGEVDIKPFLVAAKRKYSAKEADVKSAELCTLWQDYLRDPSWHPFKILKDKEGNCKEILDEEDEKLVELKTELGDEAYNAVTMALKQMNQYNPSGRYVVPELWNFNEGRKATLTDGVQHLLNKWKLHKRRRY from the exons ATGTTTGTTCATCCATGGAAGGGCATCATTGCCAATATTCCAACAACATTGCAAGATGGAAAACATGTAGGGGAAAGTGGAAGGAAACTGAGGGAGGATTTGGCAAAAAAGGGATTCAATCCATTGAAGGTTCAACCTCTTTGGAACCGACACGGTCACTCAGGATACGCCATAGTAGAGTTCAATAAAGAATGGGATGGTTTTAACAATGCCATCATGTTTGAAAAGAGTTTTGAATTGGACCGTTATGGAAAGAAGGATTACTACTCATCCCGGAGGAAAAAAGACAAATTGTATGCATGGGTTGCTCGTGAAGACGACTACTACTCTGGTGGAATGATTGGTGAATATCTTCGTAGGAACGGAGACTTGAAGACCGTTTCGAGCAAAGAAGCCGAAGATCGAAGGAAGACCTCAAAGCTATTGACAACACTAAACAATACCTTGGAGACCAAGAATCAACGCCTTCAGGAAATGCAGAACAAATTCAATGAAGTGAGTAGCTCAATGAGTACATTGATGTGGCAAAAAGATGACATGATCAGAGCTTATAATGAAG AGTGTAAAAAGATGCAGGAGAATGCTCATAATCATTTCAAGCAGATTTCTTTAGAACATGAGAGGAATGCAAAATGTATTCTAGACCAGAAAAGAGAATTAGAGCAGCGTGAGAAGGAATTGTTGCAACGGGAGGCTCAAAATGAAACTGAGACCAAAAAACTTCAGCACGAGAAGATGATA AACGAGAGAGCAGCCTTGGAACAAAAGAAGGCTGATGAAACTATGTTCAAACTGGCTGAAGAGCACAAG AGAGATAAAGAGAAACTTCGCAGAGAAATCATTAAGCTAGAAAAGCAACTTGATACTAGACAAGGATTAGAACTTGAGATACAGCGTTTGAGAGGGGCTTTACAAGTGATGGAGCACATGAATGGTGATGGGGATGCAGACACAAAGAAAAGGATGGAGGTAATTCAAGATGAACTGAAAGAGAAGGAAGAAGAACTGGAAGACTTGGAAGATCTTAATCAAGCTCTTATCATCAAGGAACGCAAAAGCAATGATGAGTTGCAAGATGCCCGAAAAGAGCTAATCACT GCATTTAAAGATGTTTCCACCAGAGCTCATATTGGTGTCAAGAAAATGGGAGAAGTGGACATTAAACCCTTCTTAGTTGCTGCCAAAAGAAAATACTCAGCTAAAGAAGCTGATGTGAAATCAGCAGAGCTATGTACACTGTGGCAAGACTATCTTAGAGATCCTAGCTGGCATCCTTTTAAAATCCTCAAAGACAAGGAAGGAAATTGCAAG GAAATACTTGATGAGGAAGATGAAAAATTGGTCGAACTCAAGACAGAGCTCGGCGACGAAGCATACAATGCTGTGACGATGGCATTGAAACAGATGAACCAGTACAATCCGAGCGGCAGATACGTAGTACCGGAACTTTGGAATTTCAATGAAGGAAGGAAGGCAACATTAACTGATGGAGTGCAACATTTACTGAACAAATGGAAACTGCATAAGCGTAGGAGATACTAA
- the LOC107933616 gene encoding serine/threonine-protein kinase PCRK1 isoform X1 has protein sequence MVMKCFHFTNGEGRDEGEDVSGGGGVVSRMSSKVTWTRSLSVASSSADTRRSEFDSESTRDFASAASFCEFLTQRRANDLRVFTFAELKSATRGFSRALLIGEGGFGCVYRGAVDVSDEVNGGRYSKLDVAIKQLNRHGFQGHKEWINEVNFLGVVNHPNLVRLIGYCAEDDERGIQRLLVYELMRNKSLEDRLLARTPLPLPPLPWLTRLSIAQDAARGLAYLHEEMDFQLIFRDFKTSNILLDDDFNAKLSDFGLARQGPPEGFGHVSTAVVGTVGYTAPEYVQTGRLTAKSDVWSFGVVLYELVTGRRALERNLPRSEQKLLEWVRPYISDSKKFHLIVDPRLEGQYCLKSARKLASLANKCLMKNPKPRPKMSEVVEMLGNIISETSSQYESISQPIGKNEDVKEESEVETEVESTKQGHNYLKKVFEIKEIISLRNRSVGKLDWRNWTPGLVRTW, from the exons ATGGTTATGAAGTGTTTTCATTTCACTAACGGCGAGGGTCGTGACGAAGGAGAAGATGTCAGCGGCGGCGGAGGCGTTGTTTCGAGGATGTCGTCGAAGGTGACGTGGACTAGGTCTTTAAGCGTGGCGTCAAGCAGCGCCGACACGCGTCGTTCCGAGTTCGATTCCGAGTCGACTCGGGACTTCGCCTCGGCGGCGAGTTTCTGTGAGTTCCTGACTCAACGCCGAGCTAACGATCTACGTGTCTTTACATTCGCGGAGCTGAAATCAGCTACTCGCGGGTTCAGCAGAGCCCTTTTGATAGGCGAAGGAGGCTTCGGCTGCGTTTATAGAGGCGCCGTTGACGTTTCCGATGAAGTTAACGGCGGTCGTTATTCAAAGTTGGACGTGGCCATCAAACAGCTTAATCGTCACGGTTTCCAG GGGCATAAGGAATGGATAAATGAAGTGAACTTTTTAGGCGTAGTTAACCACCCGAATCTTGTACGATTAATCGGCTACTGTGCCGAGGATGATGAGCGAGGGATTCAGAGACTTCTGGTCTACGAGCTTATGCGTAACAAAAGCTTAGAGGATCGACTTTTGGCTCGGACTCCATTGCCGTTGCCGCCGTTGCCTTGGTTGACAAGGTTGAGTATCGCACAAGACGCTGCCCGGGGTTTGGCTTACCTGCATGAAGAAATGGATTTCCAG CTAATATTTAGAGACTTCAAAACATCGAACATTCTACTAGACGACGACTTCAATGCAAAGCTTTCAGATTTTGGACTGGCTCGGCAAGGACCCCCCGAAGGATTTGGGCATGTTTCGACAGCA GTTGTCGGCACGGTAGGTTACACTGCCCCTGAGTACGTGCAAACCGGCAGGCTAACTGCCAAAAGCGATGTTTGGAGCTTCGGGGTTGTTCTATACGAGCTCGTCACCGGAAGGCGAGCTTTAGAAAGAAACCTACCTCGAAGCGAACAAAAGCTCCTAGAATGGGTGAGACCTTACATATCAGATTCGAAGAAATTTCACCTTATTGTAGACCCTCGCCTCGAAGGACAGTATTGCCTGAAATCGGCTCGGAAGCTAGCATCCCTAGCAAACAAATGTCtaatgaaaaaccctaaaccccgtCCCAAAATGAGTGAAGTGGTTGAGATGCTAGGCAACATCATTAGTGAGACTTCATCTCAATATGAATCCATCTCTCAACCGATCGGCAAGAACGAAGATGTAAAGGAAGAAAGCGAAGTGGAGACTGAGGTCGAGTCCACAAAGCAAGGACACAATTACTTGAAGAAGGTTTTCGAAATCAAAGAAATAATTAGTTTAAGAAACCGATCGGTCGGGAAGTTAGATTGGAGAAATTGGACGCCGGGGCTAGTGAGAACTTGGTAA
- the LOC107933616 gene encoding serine/threonine-protein kinase PCRK1 isoform X2, whose amino-acid sequence MKLTAVVIQSWTWPSNSLIVTVSSMQGHKEWINEVNFLGVVNHPNLVRLIGYCAEDDERGIQRLLVYELMRNKSLEDRLLARTPLPLPPLPWLTRLSIAQDAARGLAYLHEEMDFQLIFRDFKTSNILLDDDFNAKLSDFGLARQGPPEGFGHVSTAVVGTVGYTAPEYVQTGRLTAKSDVWSFGVVLYELVTGRRALERNLPRSEQKLLEWVRPYISDSKKFHLIVDPRLEGQYCLKSARKLASLANKCLMKNPKPRPKMSEVVEMLGNIISETSSQYESISQPIGKNEDVKEESEVETEVESTKQGHNYLKKVFEIKEIISLRNRSVGKLDWRNWTPGLVRTW is encoded by the exons ATGAAGTTAACGGCGGTCGTTATTCAAAGTTGGACGTGGCCATCAAACAGCTTAATCGTCACGGTTTCCAG TATGCAGGGGCATAAGGAATGGATAAATGAAGTGAACTTTTTAGGCGTAGTTAACCACCCGAATCTTGTACGATTAATCGGCTACTGTGCCGAGGATGATGAGCGAGGGATTCAGAGACTTCTGGTCTACGAGCTTATGCGTAACAAAAGCTTAGAGGATCGACTTTTGGCTCGGACTCCATTGCCGTTGCCGCCGTTGCCTTGGTTGACAAGGTTGAGTATCGCACAAGACGCTGCCCGGGGTTTGGCTTACCTGCATGAAGAAATGGATTTCCAG CTAATATTTAGAGACTTCAAAACATCGAACATTCTACTAGACGACGACTTCAATGCAAAGCTTTCAGATTTTGGACTGGCTCGGCAAGGACCCCCCGAAGGATTTGGGCATGTTTCGACAGCA GTTGTCGGCACGGTAGGTTACACTGCCCCTGAGTACGTGCAAACCGGCAGGCTAACTGCCAAAAGCGATGTTTGGAGCTTCGGGGTTGTTCTATACGAGCTCGTCACCGGAAGGCGAGCTTTAGAAAGAAACCTACCTCGAAGCGAACAAAAGCTCCTAGAATGGGTGAGACCTTACATATCAGATTCGAAGAAATTTCACCTTATTGTAGACCCTCGCCTCGAAGGACAGTATTGCCTGAAATCGGCTCGGAAGCTAGCATCCCTAGCAAACAAATGTCtaatgaaaaaccctaaaccccgtCCCAAAATGAGTGAAGTGGTTGAGATGCTAGGCAACATCATTAGTGAGACTTCATCTCAATATGAATCCATCTCTCAACCGATCGGCAAGAACGAAGATGTAAAGGAAGAAAGCGAAGTGGAGACTGAGGTCGAGTCCACAAAGCAAGGACACAATTACTTGAAGAAGGTTTTCGAAATCAAAGAAATAATTAGTTTAAGAAACCGATCGGTCGGGAAGTTAGATTGGAGAAATTGGACGCCGGGGCTAGTGAGAACTTGGTAA
- the LOC107933536 gene encoding probable serine/threonine-protein kinase PBL10 produces the protein MGICLSARIKAESPNNTGLSSNYVSGDTSSRVSSVSVPLTPRSEGEILQCTNLKSFSFANLKTATRNFRPDSVLGEGGFGSVFKGWIDENSFNASKPGTGIVIAVKRLNQEGFQGHKEWLAEVNYLGQLYHPNLVKLIGYCSEDEHRMLVYEFMPRGSLENHLFRRGSYFQPLSWDLRMKVALGAAKGLAFLHSAEIKVIYRDFKTSNVLLDSNYNAKLSDFGLAKDGPTGDKSHVSTRVMGTYGYAAPEYLATGHLTAKSDVYSFGVVLLEMLSGRRAVDKNRPSGEHSLVDWAKPYLANKRKMFRVLDSRLEGQYSMEGAFKVATLALRCISTEPKFRPRMNEVVIVLEQLQNSNESGSNLSNNTSSTPRIRRRSADNPSGGRSTTTTAYPRPSASPLYD, from the exons ATGGGGATTTGCTTAAGTGCTAGAATCAAAGCTGAGAGCCCAAATAACACag GGTTGAGTTCGAACTATGTTAGTGGTGATACGAGCAGCAGGGTCTCGTCGGTTTCAGTGCCATTGACGCCTCGGAGTGAGGGTGAGATCTTACAGTGCACTAATTTGAAAAGCTTCAGTTTTGCTAATCTCAAAACGGCCACCAGGAATTTCCGGCCCGACAGTGTGCTCGGAGAAGGTGGTTTTGGGTCTGTGTTTAAGGGGTGGATCGATGAAAATTCGTTTAATGCTTCGAAACCAGGAACCGGCATTGTTATTGCTGTTAAAAGGCTTAACCAGGAAGGGTTCCAAGGTCACAAGGAGTGGTTG GCTGAAGTGAATTATCTCGGACAGCTTTATCATCCAAATCTTGTGAAATTGATCGGATATTGCTCGGAAGATGAACATCGTATGTTGGTGTACGAGTTCATGCCTCGTGGCAGCTTGGAGAATCATTTATTCCGGA GAGGTTCTTATTTCCAGCCACTTTCTTGGGATCTTCGGATGAAGGTCGCACTCGGTGCTGCTAAAGGACTCGCTTTTCTCCATAGTGCTGAAATAAAAGTTATATATCGAGACTTCAAGACTTCTAATGTCTTGCTTGATTCG AACTACAATGCAAAGCTTTCAGATTTTGGATTGGCCAAAGACGGACCAACAGGTGACAAGAGCCATGTTTCGACCAGGGTAATGGGGACTTACGGATATGCTGCTCCCGAGTATTTAGCCACAG GTCATTTGACTGCCAAGAGTGATGTTTATAGTTTCGGAGTTGTGTTACTAGAGATGTTATCCGGTCGCCGAGCGGTTGATAAAAATCGACCTTCTGGAGAGCATAGTCTAGTGGATTGGGCCAAACCTTACCTAGCCAACAAAAGAAAAATGTTCCGTGTGTTAGATTCCCGTCTCGAAGGCCAGTACTCGATGGAAGGAGCCTTCAAGGTTGCTACCCTTGCTTTACGATGCATTTCTACTGAACCCAAATTCCGACCGAGAATGAACGAAGTTGTAATAGTATTGGAACAACTCCAAAATTCCAATGAATCTGGAAGTAATCTGAGCAACAACACTAGCAGTACACCCCGGATACGTAGGCGAAGTGCAGACAATCCTAGTGGTGGAAGGAGTACTACTACTACGGCGTACCCTCGGCCATCGGCTTCGCCTCTTTATGACTGA